A single region of the Silene latifolia isolate original U9 population chromosome 8, ASM4854445v1, whole genome shotgun sequence genome encodes:
- the LOC141596860 gene encoding uncharacterized protein LOC141596860, with product MANLYVKAMPSSDINRNTDWFTYPGVWTTYILFLLFSWLIVLSIFRCSSGMAWTIVNLAHFAVTYHFFHWKKGTPFSEDQGIYNRLTWWEQIDNGKQLTRNRKFLTVVPVVLYLIASHTTDYEHPMLFLNTLAVIILVIAKFPHMHKVRIFGINGDQ from the exons ATGGCGAATTTATACGTGAAGGCGATGCCATCATCAGATATAAACAGAAATACAGATTGGTTTACATATCCAGGAGTATGGACGACATATatattgttcttgttgttttcATGGCTCATTGTTCTTTCTATCTTTCGTTGTTCTTCTGGTATGGCTTGGACTATCGTCAATCTTGCTCACTTTGCT GTGACTTATCACTTCTTCCACTGGAAGAAAGGAACCCCATTTTCTGAAGATCAAGGAATATATAATCGTTTGACCTGGTGGGAGCAGATTGACAATGGCAAGCAGCTTACTCGAAACAGAAAATTCCTGACTGTTGTACCTGTGGTGCT GTACCTGATAGCCTCTCATACAACCGACTACGAGCATCCTATGCTGTTCTTAAACACTCTTGCAGTGATCATCTTGGTCATCGCCAAATTCCCACACATGCACAAGGTTAGAATTTTCGGTATCAATGGAGATCAGTGA